In the Flavobacteriales bacterium genome, GAAGCGCTGCGGAGCCGGTTGCGCGAACGGCTGCAACATGAAGGCTTGGCGGCGCTGGTGCAACATCTCGGGCGGCTCGACGCGGCCACCGCGGCACGCATCGACACGCGGAACCCGCAGCGCGTGCTCCGCGCCCTGGAGGTGTGCCTGGTGACCGGCCGTCCCTACAGCGCGCAGCGCCGCGCACCCCTACAGCGCACCGACATGGACATCGTGCGCGTGGCGCTTCACCCGGCGCGCCCGGTGCTCTATGCCCGCATCAACACCCGGGTGGACGCCATGATGGCCGCGGGACTGATGGACGAAGCGCGGGCCCTGCTCCCGCACCGGCACCTCAACGCCCTGAACACCGTGGGCTACAAGGAACTGTTCCAGCATCTGGACGGGGCGATCCCCCGCGAACGGGCCGTGGAGCTCATCAAGCAGCACACGCGCAACTACGCCAAGCGCCAGCTCACCTGGCTGCGCCGCGAGCCCCGTTGGCATCGCGTGGACCCCGGGGATGGCAGCGACGCGCTGGAACAGGTCCTGCGGCTCCTCCCCTGATCATGGTATGGGGCCCGGCACCTGCCGGACCTAGTTTTGGCGCCCATCTCCGCATCGATGCCGAAGCACATGTCCGTCCTGCTGAACAGTTGGCCCATCCTCCTCCTGCTGCTTCCGCTCGTGCGTTGCTCCGATGGAGGATCCACCGGGAACGAGGCCTCGCGCCAAGTGAACGTGTACAGCCACAGGCACTACGACACGGACAAGGCCCTGTTCGACGCCTTCACCCGGGCCACCGGCATCGAGGTGAACCTGGTGCTGGCCGATGACAACGAGGTGCTGGCACGGCTGGAGCGCGAGGGCGAGCGCAGCCCGTGCGACCTGCTGATCACCAGTGACGCGGGGCGGCTGGGGCAGGCCCGGATGCGCGGCCTCCTGCGTCCGGTGCGCTCCGCGCTCCTCGACAGTGTGGTGCCGGCGGCGCTGCGCGATCCCGAAGGGCATTGGTACGGGCTGACGATGCGGGCGCGCGTGCTGGCCTACAACAGGAACAAGGTGCGTGCGGAGGAACTGCCCACCTACCAGGCGCTGACGGCCCCGCAGTGGAAGGGGCGGCTGCTGGCCCGCTCGTCGGAGAACCTGTACAACCAGAGCCTGATGGCGGCCTTCGTGGCCCACTACGGCCCGGACAGCGCGCAGGCGTGGGCCCGCGGCGTGGCGGCCAACTTCGCCCGCGATCCGAAGGGGGGTGACACCGACCAGCTGCTGGCGTTGGCCGAGGGCATCGGCGATGTGGCCCTTGCCAACAGCTACTACATCGGCAAGCTGATGAGCGGCGACGAGCCGGAACGGGCCAGGGCCCGCGAAGTGATCGCCGTGGCCCTGCCGACGATGGGCGGTTCGGGCACCCACGTGAACGTGAGCGGTGCCGGTGTGGCCAGGCACGCACGGCACGAGGCCGAGGCCATCGCCCTGCTGGAGTTCCTGTTGGGTGCCGAAGCCCAGCGCGCCTTCGCCGAGGGCAACAAGGAGTATCCCGTGCGCCGCGGTGTGGCGGTGGACCCGGTGCTGGAGTCCTTCGGCACGCTCACCCCCGACACGCTCGATCTGGCGCAGTTGGGCCTGAACAACGCCACGGCCGTGAAGCTGCTGCAGGCCGCCGGCTGGCGCTGAGCCATGGCCACCCGTCGGAGCTTGGGCGCACGCGGCATCGCACCTGGTGCGGCCGTGCTGCTCGCCCTGCCGGTGCTGGCTCCGTTGCTGGTCGTGCTCACCGCGCCCTGGCACGCCAGGGCCGTGGAGTGGCCCCATGTGTGGCGCACGATCATCCCCGCGCATACCAGCGAGACCCTGCTCCTCCTGGGCGGCACGGTGTTCCTGGCCACGGCACTGGGCACCGGCTGCGCCTGGCTGGTGGCCGCCTTCGACTTCCCGGGGCGGCGGATCTTCCGATGGGCCCTGGTGCTGCCGCTGACCGTGCCCACCTACATCGGTGCGATCACCTACGCCGCCCTGCTGGGCCCCACCGGCAGCATCAGCCTCCAGGTGCATGCCGCCACCGGTTGGCGTCCCGACATCGTCGATCTGCCCGGGCTGTGCGTCGTGCTCGGCCTGGTGCTCTACCCCTATGTCTACCTCCCGGCCCGTGCGGTGTTCTCCGGCGGCCTGCGCGATGCGCTGGACGCCGCACGGCTGCTGGGCGCGCGCGGGGTTCGACGGTTCCGCGCCGTGGCGCTGCCCCTGGCACGACCGGCCATCGCCGGCGGCGCGCTGCTGGTGGCCATGGAGACGCTGAACGACTACGGTGCGGTGAAGTTCTACGGCATCCGCACCCTGACCACGGCCATTTTCCAGAGCTGGGGCGGACTCTACGACCTGGGCAGCGCGCTGCGGATCGGCGGGCTGCTGCTGGGGCTGGTGGCCCTGCTGCTGCTGCTGGAGCGCCGCAGCCGCCGCCATCGGAGACAGGCCACCGAAGACCCCGCGCTTCAGCGCACGCCCCTCCGCGGCGCACGGGGCAGCGCGGCCGCCACCGCCTGTGGACTGGTGCTCGGGCTCGGCTTCGTGCTGCCTGCGGTCAAGCTGCTGGGCGATGCGTGGTCCGTGCTTCCCCGCTGGGAGGCCGCCACCGACCTGCTGGCCCTGGGCCGCACCGTGGGCGTGGCCGGTGCGGCGGCGGCCGCCACCCTGCTGCTGGCCCTGCTGCTGAGCTTCGCCTGGCGCCATGGCCGCGGTCCCTGGGTGCAGGCGCTGGTGCAGGCCTCCGGGCTGGGCTACGCCATCCCCGGCGCGGTGATCGCCGTGGGCGTGATGACCGCGGCCGGCGGGTTGGACCGGGCGCTGGGGCTGCCGTTCACCCTGATCGGCAGCATCGGTGTCCTGGTCTACGCGTTCGCCGTGCGCTTCCTGGCCGTGGCCCTTCACCCCGTGCAGGGCGGCCTGGCCCGTCAATCCATCGCACAGGACGAAGCGGCGCGGATGCTGGGCGCCTCCCCCGTGCGCACCTACCTGCGCATCAACCTCCCCGCCCTGCGGCCGGTGATGCTCGCCGCGCTCGTGCTGGTGGCCATCGACGTCATCAAGGAACTGCCGCTCACGCTCATCCTGCGCCCCTTCGACTTCGACACCTTGAGCACCCGCGTGTTCGAACAGGCGCGCATCGAAGCGATGGAGGCCGCGGCGCCTCCGGCCCTGCTCATCGTGCTCTGCGGGTTGGTGCCCGTGCTGGTGCTGGACCGCCTGGCGGAACGACGGGCGCAGGCTTGATCACCGCGTGCACGCCCGCACCACCATCACCAGCAGGCAGCCCAGGAAGAGCAGGATGCTGATGCGGTTGATGCCGTGCATGAAGCGCAGGTTCAGGTTGCCCTCGCTGCGCCCGAACAGCGTGGCCGGGTTGAGGTAGTAGGCGATGCGCTTCCAGAACATGGCGTGAAGGTAGGTGCTGGAGCAACGGACGAAGGACCCCTCAGGTTCGGTCCTCCTCCGGACCGGAGACCAGCCCGCGCAGGGTGGCCAGATGATGATCGTCGTGCTCGGCGATCCAGAGCAGCATGTCCATGGGACGCATGGGGCGGTCCTTGCAGGGGTGCGAGGCCACATGCAGCAGTGAGGCCTGCGAGAGACGCTCCACACGGCGCAGGAAGGCCTTGCGCTTCAGGTGCAGCTCCTCGAGCACATCACCCAGGCTGCGTCCCCGCTGCCCGGTCAGGGCCCGGTCCTGGTCGGACAGGTCGATCACGCACAGGCGCGGCCGGCGCAGCTCGAAATCGGTCACGCGCTCCTCGAACCGGTCCTGCAGCGTGATCAGATGGCCCAGGTGCTCCATCACGCTCCACTTGCCGCTGATGCGCAGGCTGAGCGCCTCGGGGCTGCGGTGCTGGAGCAGGGCACGCAACCGATGGGGAGTGCCGCGCACGCGCTCCACAAGCACGGGCAGTTCATCCAATCCGCGGCCGAAAGGCAGCTGGCGCTGGTTCCAGGGAACGGGTCGCATCATCGCAAGGTAGTGACGGCCCTGGAACGGCGCCAGTGGCCCGACAAGGGTGCCCGGCGGGTGGCGGACCTACCTTTGTGACACTCCCCTGACGCGTGCCCTTCCAGCTCGTTTCCGAGTTCATCCCCACGGGTGATCAGCCCGAGGCCATCCGCCAGTTGGTGGCCGGCGCGCGGGAAGGCGTGCCGTTCCAGACCCTGCTGGGCGTCACCGGATCGGGCAAGACCTTCACCGTGGCCAACATGATCGCGGAGCTGGACCGGCCCGCGCTGATCCTGAGCCACAACAAGACGCTGGCCGCCCAGCTCTACGGCGAGTTCAAGCACTTCTTCCCGCACGACCGGGTGGAGTACTTCGTGAGCTACTACGACTACTACCAGCCCGAGGCCTATCTGCCCACGACGAACACCTACATCGAGAAGGACCTCAGCATCAACCAGGAGATCGAGAAGCTGCGGTTGAGCGCCACCAGCGCGCTGCTGAGCGGGAGGCGCAACGTGATCGTGGTGGCCAGCGTGAGCTGCATCTACGGCATCGGCAACCCGGCGGAGTTCCACCGCAGCATGGTGGAGGTGCGCACCGGACAGAAGGTGAGCCGCAACAAGCTGCTGCTTCAGCTGGTGGAAGCGCTGTACAGCCGCAAGGATGCCGAGCCCACGCGCGGCCAGTTCCGCGTGCGGGGCGATGTGGTCGAGGTGTTCCTCGCCTACGCGGACGAGGGCATGCGCATCCACTTCTGGGGCGACGAGATCGAACGGCTGGAACGCTTCGACGTGCAGGGCGGCCGCACCATCGAGGCGGTGGACCGCACCACCATCTATCCGGCGAACATCTTCGTCACCAGCCGAGACACCATGAACGCGGCCCTGCAGGCCATCCAGGAGGACTGCGGGCGGCAGGTGGAGTTCTTCAAGAGCATCGGCAAGCACCTGGAGGCCAAGCGGCTGGAGGAGCGCACGTTGTACGACCTGGAGATGATGCGTGAGCTGGGGTATTGCTCGGGCATCGAGAACTACAGCCGCTATTTCGATCATCGGCAGCCCGGGCAGCGGCCCTTCTGCCTGCTGGATTACTTCCCGAAGGACTTCCTGATGGTGATCGACGAGAGCCACGCCACCATCGGGCAGGTGCAGGCCATGTACGGCGGCGACCGCAGCCGCAAGAAGAACCTGGTGGAATACGGGTTCCGCCTGCCCAGCGCGATGGACAACCGGCCGCTCACCTTCGCGGAGTTCGAGGGCATGCTGGGCCAGACCGTCTTCGTGAGCGCCACCCCGGCGGACTACGAGCTGCAGCGCTGCGAAGGCGTGGTGGTGGAGCAGGTGGTGCGCCCCACAGGCCTGCTGGACCCGCCCATCGAGGTGCGGCCCAGCCGGGACCAGATCGACGACCTGCTGCACGAGGTGCGGCTGCGCGAGCAGCGCAGCGAACGCGTCCTGGTGACGACGCTCACCAAGCGCATGGCCGAGGAGCTCAGCACCTTCCTCGGCCGGAACGGCGTCAAGTGCAAGTACATCCACAGCGAGGTGGAGACCCTGGAACGCATCGAGATCCTGCGGCAGCTGCGACTGGGCCTGTTCGATGTGCTGGTGGGCGTGAACCTGCTGCGCGAAGGCCTTGACCTGCCGGAGGTGAGCCTGGTGGCCGTGATCGATGCCGACAAGGAGGGCTTCCTGCGCAGCGACCGCAGCCTGACCCAGACGGCCGGGCGGGCGGCGCGGAACGTCAACGGCCGCGTCATCTTCTACGCCGACACGGTGACCGAGAGCATGCAGCGCACCATCGACGAGACGGAGCGGCGCCGCGCCAAGCAGATGGCCTACAACGCCGAGCACGGCATCACCCCGCAGCAGATCAGGCGCGACCGGCAGGATGTGATCCGGCAGACCGGTGTGCTGGAGGCGAGCGAGCGCGTACCGCCGCAGGCCTATGTGGAGCCCGAGGCCCTGAGCCTGGCCGCCGACCCCGTGGTGGCCTACATGACCGCCGACCAGCTCGCCGAGAACTGCCGCATCCTGGAGCAGGAGATGCGCAAGGCGGCCAAGCAGATGGACTTCATCAATGCCGCGCAGCTGCGCGACGAGCTCTTCGCCATGCGCAAGCTGCTGGAGGAGCGGCAGCAGGCCTCCAACGAAGCCTGAGATCGGGCGTCGGGCGGAGCACCCGTGATGCTACTTTGCGCGTCCTGTTGCGCACACACCATGAAACACCTTCTACCCGGAACCTTCGCCTCCCTCGCCTTTCTGACCGCCGCACCCCTGCTCGCCCAGTTGGAGTTCGGCGGACGCCCCTACGGTCTTGACCGCTCGGTGCATGGCCTCCCCGAGCCCCCGGTGGCCGTGATGCCCGTGGTGGACCCCGCACCGCTCCTCGCCGAGGATGAGGCCCGGCTGGCCAATGGGAACAAAGGCCCGTACCGCTACGGCGTGGTCCATGCCACCGACCTGGGGTTGGACAACAGCGGGAGTTGGACCGTGCTCTCCAACGGGGACAGGGTCTGGCAGCTTGGCATCGAATGCCCGGCCGCCTTCAGCATCGACATGGTGTTCACGACCTACGTGGTCCCTGAAGGTGCGCGCGTGTACGTGCACACGCCCAATGGCGAGCACCTCGGTGCGTTCACCGCGGCCAGCAACGGGGGCTTCACGCAGATGGGTGTGGCACCCATGACCGGCGACCGCATCACCATCGAGTATGTGGAACCGGCCTCCGTGGCCGGTCAGGGCGACCTGCGCATCGGCGAAGTGATCCACGCCTATCGCGACATCATGGGCACCACCAAGGGGCTCAACGACAGCGGCGCCTGCAACAACAACGTGATCTGCCCGGAAGGCGATCCATGGAGGGACCAGATCCGTTCGGTGGCGTTGATCAGCGGTGGCGGAGGGCTCTGCACCGGTCAGTTGATGAACAACTGCGCCCAGGATGAGACCCCTTATTTCCTCACAGCCAATCACTGCGTGCAGGGAGGGATCAATCCGGCCACGGCGATCTACCGGTTCCGTTGGGAAAGCCCCACCTGCACCCCCACCCAGAACGCACCCACGAACAAGACCATCAGCGGGGCGCAACAGCTGGCGACCAATGCCGGATCGGACATGGCCTTCCTTCAGTTGAACAGTTCCCCTCAGGACAGCTGGGAGGTCTTCTACACGGGTTGGAACAAGGGGACCACGGCGGCGACGAGCGTCACTGCCATCCATCATCCTTCGGGCGACATCAAGAAGATCTCCTTCGAAGAGCAGCCTGTGACCAGTGGATCCTACGGCGGTGCACAGTGCTGGAAGGTGGCCGCCTGGGATGATGGCACCACCGAGGGCGGATCCTCCGGAAGCGGCCTGTGGGACCAGAACGGCCTGCTCGTGGGCCAGCTCTACGGCGGTCAGGCGAACTGTAATTTCAACTTCAACGACTATTACGGCAAGTTCAACGTGAGCTTCCCCTTCCTGGAGCAATGGCTGGGCGATTGCGGCACCACCCTGCCCGGACTTGATCCCGCCACGGTGAGCGTTGCGGAGCTCGATGAGGCCGCCGCCATCGGTCTGGCCCCCAACCCCACCACCGGCACCGTGCTGGTGACGCTTCCCGCCTTGGGTGATGGCACGGCCGTGCTGCGCCTCACCGACGCCCTGGGCCGCGTGGTGGCCGAGCGGAACGTGGCGCGTGGCACCGAGCGGCTCACCCTCGACCTTGGAGGCCAAGCGGACGGCCTCTACCTCGTTGACCTGCGGCAGAACGACCGGCGTGTGGTGCAGCGCCTGCTGCTGGAACGCTGAACCGCATCTCCGGATCCCATGGGAAGGCGACCCGCACGGTCGCCTTCCGCTTTCCAGGCCGCCCGTACCTTGCGGCAACGCTCGCCCCCTCGCGCGCGTCCTACCACCGACCCTTTCGTCATGCACCGGACCACGATCCTGATCGGCCTGTTGGCCGCTCCGCTCCTCTCCCTGGCGCAGCCCGCGTTCGGCGGGCGCCCGTTCGGACTTTCCGCACCGAAGTATGGCCTGCCCGCACCGGTGCTGCTGACCCTGCCCGAGGTGGATGTGGCGGCGCGCATGGCCGAGGACGACCTGCATGCCCAGCAAGGACGGCCGGGACCAGCGCGGTTCGGTGTCGTGCACCCCACCGCCTTCGACCTGGAGCACCACGGCAGCTGGCACAATGGGCCCGATGGGCTTCGCATCTGGCAGCTGGCGCTGCATTGTCCGGGTGCCATGGCGGTGGGCGTCACCTTCACCGACTTCCGCATCCCGGAGGGCGGTCGGGTGTTCGTGTACGATCCGCAGGGCCCCTACCGCGGCGGCTTCACGGCAGCGAGCGCACCGGGGCAGCTGAGCATGGGTACCGTGCCCCTCGCGGGCCACACGGTGGTGGTGGAAGTGCAGGAACCCGCCTCGGCAACCGGCCTCACGAGGCTCACCATCGGCGAGGTGGTGCATGCCTACCGCGATCCCTTCGGGGGCGCGAAGGGTTTCGGTGACAGCGGATCGTGCAACATCAACGTGATCTGCCCGGACGGCGATCCGTGGCGCGACCAGATCCGCAGTGTGGCACTGATCATGGCCGGTGGTGGCACCTGCACCGGTCAGTTGCTGAACAACTGCGCCGAGGACGGCACGCCCTACTTCCTCACCGCCAACCACTGCGTGAGCGGCAGCACGGCCAACTGGGTCTTCGTGTTCAACTGGGACAGCCCCACCTGCACCCCCACCAACAACGCCCCGGACAACGAGACGGTGGCGGGCAGCACCCTGCTGGTGAACGACCCGGGCACCGATGTGGCGCTGCTGGAGCTGAGCGCGGCACCGCCGGACACCTTCAACGTGTTCTACTCGGGCTGGGACCACAGCGGCGCGTTTCCCGACAGCCTGATCGGGATCCACCATCCCCGCGGCGACATCAAGAAGATCAGCCGCGACCTGGACCCGCCCCTGCAGGGCACCTTCGGAAGCCCGCCCGCCCAGTGCTGGCACATCCAGACCTGGGACCACGGCACCACCGAGCCCGGCTCCAGCGGCAGCGGGGTGTGGGACCAGAACAAGCGGCTGGTGGGTCAGCTCTTCGGCGGCCAGGCCGACTGCAGCAATAGCGTGAACGACTATTACGGCCGCTTCGACCTGAGCTGGCCGCTGCTGGAGCAATACCTGGGCACCTGCGGACCGACGCTGGACGGCTGGGACCCGAACGGGCTCGTCCCCACCACGAACGACGCAGCGGTGACCGCCATCTTCGACCTGCCCGAGCAGCTCTGCGGCATCGACAGCATCACGCCGTACGTGACCCTGAAGAACAATGGCACGGCAGTGCTCACGGGCGCGACCCTGCTGGTGACCGTGGATGCCGGAGCGCCCGTGCCGCAACCCTGGAGCGGCGGCCTTCAGCCCGGGCAGACGATGAACGTGCCCCTCGGCACGCTGTACGTCGGTAACGGCACGCATACGCTGACGGTGGCCAGCAGCCTGCCCAACGGCCTCACCGATGGAAACCCGGCCAACGACGCCTCCAGCAAGGAATTCCTGGTGGCCTTCCCCGCGCAGGACGTATCGATCATCCTGACGCTCGACGCCTGGGGCAGCGAGACCACCTGGGAGCTGTCCACCGACCAGGGCACGATCCTCGACGAGGGCGGCCCCTACCTGAACGGCGCACCCGGCCAGGAGGTGGACCTCTCCTATTGCCTCGGCGATGGCTGCTACATCTTCACCCTCGAGGATGTGGCGGGTGATGGCATCTGCTGCGACTACGGCGACGGCGGACTGGTAGTGCTCGACGGCGACAGTGTGCTGCTGGCGGAGAGCGATGGCCAGTTCACCGATCTGGAGGAGGTCACCTTCTGCATCACGGGCACGGGCATCGCCTCGCACGACGACGCGGCGGCCTTCACCCTGTGGCCCAATCCGGCGAACGACCAGCTCACGGTGGAATGCTCCTGGGCCGAGCGGATCATCGTGTACGACCTGACCGGCCGCCCCATGCTCGGCGTGGGCCTGCGGACCGGCAGCACGCGCCACGCGGTGGACATCACCACACTGGCCGCCGGAGGCTACGTGGTGGAATGCATGGGCGAAGGCCTCCGGCGCGCCCTGCCCCTGTTGATCCAGCGCTGAGCCTTAGTAGCGCCAAGCGTAGTACACGAGTTTCAGGTACTCGTTGGCGAGCATCACCAGCCCGTCCTCGTAGCGCCACCATTCCTCTTCGCGGAACTGGACGGCCGGTGCACCATGCAGCAGCACGGTGATGCCGCCGGCCCGCGGATGGCGGGCGAACACCCGGTGGATGCGTCGTAGGTGGAACTTCGAGGACAGCACCATGATCGTATCGTGCCCGGCACGATGCGCGTGGACCAGGATGGCGTCCGCCTCCTCCATGGTGCTGGTGCCGTAGTGGATGGCGGATCCCCTCCCCACCGGCAGTCCCGCGCGTTCCGCAGCCTGGAGCGACACATCGGCCTCCGGCAGCGGGATCCCCATCGACTCCAGGACGGTGGGGATGTTGGAACCGGTGAACCAGGCGTGGTCGCACCACCCGGCCTGCATCACGCGGGCGGCCTCACGGCCGCGGTCCAGCGAGGCGCCCCCCAGCACGTAGAGGGCATCGGCGTGGCGGAGGGCATCCTCGCGGATGAGGAAGGCACCCGAAGCGCGCAGCACCGGCACCCGGAACAGCCACAGTCCTCCGGCGATGCCGAGCAGGACCAGCAGGAGGACGGGCGCACGACCGGAAAGCAAGCGAACGGACATGCGCCGTGACGGTCAATAGGCGCCGCTGCGCCGCCGAAGCGCCCACTCCAGCGTGAGCAGCGCGAGGAAGAGCAGGAAGGGCCAGCGGAGCGCGATCAGGTCCGTGGTGCTGGCGTAGGCGTGGCTCCGTGGCGCCAGCCGTTGATCGGCGAGCAAGGCGTCGCGCAGTGGGCCCAGGCCGCCGGGCCGCACCATGAGCCCCCCGGTGCCGGCCGCCAGGTCGGCCAGCAGGGCATGGTCCGCCACGGTGCGCGCCGATTCCACCTGCACGGGCCGCACCATGAACTCGCCGGTGGCCGTGAACGGGGTGCCGTCGTAGGTGGTGCGGGCCGTGTACGTGTAGCGGCCCGGGGCGGCGCCGTTGATCACCAGCCGATGACCACGACCGCTGCGGCTGAAGGCGTAGGGCCGTTCCAAGCCCTCTTCGTCCTTCAGCACGAGCTCCACTTCGGCATCGCCGACCAGTTCGAAGGCCGCGTCGTACAGCTCGGCCTGCAGCTCCACCGGCTCCTGATCGTCGAACACGTCGGCATGCTGCACGCGGAACCGATCGGCGGAGGAGCGGTTGGCCATCAGCTGGGCCAGCTTGCGGAAGAAGCCGTCGAACCGGTCGGTGCCGCCGTTCTGCTGCTGATCGGCCAGTCGCCAGCGCCAGAGGCCTTCGCCCACGATCACCGCTGCGCGTGGTCCGGTCTGCGAACGCTGCACAAGCAGGAGCGGCTGATCGGTGTTCACCATTCCGATGCGTTGCCGGAAGCAGGTGACCGCACCGGGACCGGCCTGGTATTGGGCGAAGGGCACCTGCAGGGGCGGAAAACGCTCGAAGGCCTGCGCCGTCGCCGGGTCCACCTGGAACAGGGCGAACGACGGCTCGAACAGGGGCCGGGCATCGGTGAGGGCGGTGCGCTGGGCGCCCTCCAGCCGCAGACCGACCCCAAGGGCGTTGACCGCTTCGGCATCGACCTCGGTGCCGAGGATGAGCAGCAGCGGCACATTGCGCTCGCGGCATCGCGCGATCAGCGACCGGCCGTCCTGCCGCACGTTCGGGATGCGGTGCAGCACCACCAGATCGAAGGCCGCGACGTCCGCCGGCACCTTGTCCATCGTGGCCGTGGTCACCGTGTACGCTTCGGAGCCGGAGAGGGCGCGGGACAGGGCGCCCAGGTCGGGGTGCGGCGCATCGGCCAGCAGCAGGATGCGCTGCCGGTCATCGAGCACCTGCACCACCACCTCCGCGGAGTTGTTGCGGTCCGAGTGTTCGCCTTCCACCGGGCGCAGCACCACGGTGAAGCGCTGCATGCCGGTGGCGGTGGCCTTCACCAGCAGGGGCACCTGCTGGACGTACGGATCGGCGGTCACCACCACCTCGCGT is a window encoding:
- the miaA gene encoding tRNA (adenosine(37)-N6)-dimethylallyltransferase MiaA: MVRRTLVVVGGPTASGKTALAARLAAHLGTEVISADARQFYRAMRIGTARPTGAELMGVPHHFLGHLELETTWSAGHFARAAEPVLQRILGEHGRAVLVGGSGLYIDAVVTGLDPLPEADEALRSRLRERLQHEGLAALVQHLGRLDAATAARIDTRNPQRVLRALEVCLVTGRPYSAQRRAPLQRTDMDIVRVALHPARPVLYARINTRVDAMMAAGLMDEARALLPHRHLNALNTVGYKELFQHLDGAIPRERAVELIKQHTRNYAKRQLTWLRREPRWHRVDPGDGSDALEQVLRLLP
- a CDS encoding Fe(3+) ABC transporter substrate-binding protein → MPKHMSVLLNSWPILLLLLPLVRCSDGGSTGNEASRQVNVYSHRHYDTDKALFDAFTRATGIEVNLVLADDNEVLARLEREGERSPCDLLITSDAGRLGQARMRGLLRPVRSALLDSVVPAALRDPEGHWYGLTMRARVLAYNRNKVRAEELPTYQALTAPQWKGRLLARSSENLYNQSLMAAFVAHYGPDSAQAWARGVAANFARDPKGGDTDQLLALAEGIGDVALANSYYIGKLMSGDEPERARAREVIAVALPTMGGSGTHVNVSGAGVARHARHEAEAIALLEFLLGAEAQRAFAEGNKEYPVRRGVAVDPVLESFGTLTPDTLDLAQLGLNNATAVKLLQAAGWR
- a CDS encoding iron ABC transporter permease translates to MATRRSLGARGIAPGAAVLLALPVLAPLLVVLTAPWHARAVEWPHVWRTIIPAHTSETLLLLGGTVFLATALGTGCAWLVAAFDFPGRRIFRWALVLPLTVPTYIGAITYAALLGPTGSISLQVHAATGWRPDIVDLPGLCVVLGLVLYPYVYLPARAVFSGGLRDALDAARLLGARGVRRFRAVALPLARPAIAGGALLVAMETLNDYGAVKFYGIRTLTTAIFQSWGGLYDLGSALRIGGLLLGLVALLLLLERRSRRHRRQATEDPALQRTPLRGARGSAAATACGLVLGLGFVLPAVKLLGDAWSVLPRWEAATDLLALGRTVGVAGAAAAATLLLALLLSFAWRHGRGPWVQALVQASGLGYAIPGAVIAVGVMTAAGGLDRALGLPFTLIGSIGVLVYAFAVRFLAVALHPVQGGLARQSIAQDEAARMLGASPVRTYLRINLPALRPVMLAALVLVAIDVIKELPLTLILRPFDFDTLSTRVFEQARIEAMEAAAPPALLIVLCGLVPVLVLDRLAERRAQA
- a CDS encoding DinB family protein, with amino-acid sequence MRPVPWNQRQLPFGRGLDELPVLVERVRGTPHRLRALLQHRSPEALSLRISGKWSVMEHLGHLITLQDRFEERVTDFELRRPRLCVIDLSDQDRALTGQRGRSLGDVLEELHLKRKAFLRRVERLSQASLLHVASHPCKDRPMRPMDMLLWIAEHDDHHLATLRGLVSGPEEDRT
- the uvrB gene encoding excinuclease ABC subunit UvrB, with the protein product MPFQLVSEFIPTGDQPEAIRQLVAGAREGVPFQTLLGVTGSGKTFTVANMIAELDRPALILSHNKTLAAQLYGEFKHFFPHDRVEYFVSYYDYYQPEAYLPTTNTYIEKDLSINQEIEKLRLSATSALLSGRRNVIVVASVSCIYGIGNPAEFHRSMVEVRTGQKVSRNKLLLQLVEALYSRKDAEPTRGQFRVRGDVVEVFLAYADEGMRIHFWGDEIERLERFDVQGGRTIEAVDRTTIYPANIFVTSRDTMNAALQAIQEDCGRQVEFFKSIGKHLEAKRLEERTLYDLEMMRELGYCSGIENYSRYFDHRQPGQRPFCLLDYFPKDFLMVIDESHATIGQVQAMYGGDRSRKKNLVEYGFRLPSAMDNRPLTFAEFEGMLGQTVFVSATPADYELQRCEGVVVEQVVRPTGLLDPPIEVRPSRDQIDDLLHEVRLREQRSERVLVTTLTKRMAEELSTFLGRNGVKCKYIHSEVETLERIEILRQLRLGLFDVLVGVNLLREGLDLPEVSLVAVIDADKEGFLRSDRSLTQTAGRAARNVNGRVIFYADTVTESMQRTIDETERRRAKQMAYNAEHGITPQQIRRDRQDVIRQTGVLEASERVPPQAYVEPEALSLAADPVVAYMTADQLAENCRILEQEMRKAAKQMDFINAAQLRDELFAMRKLLEERQQASNEA
- a CDS encoding trypsin-like peptidase domain-containing protein, with protein sequence MKHLLPGTFASLAFLTAAPLLAQLEFGGRPYGLDRSVHGLPEPPVAVMPVVDPAPLLAEDEARLANGNKGPYRYGVVHATDLGLDNSGSWTVLSNGDRVWQLGIECPAAFSIDMVFTTYVVPEGARVYVHTPNGEHLGAFTAASNGGFTQMGVAPMTGDRITIEYVEPASVAGQGDLRIGEVIHAYRDIMGTTKGLNDSGACNNNVICPEGDPWRDQIRSVALISGGGGLCTGQLMNNCAQDETPYFLTANHCVQGGINPATAIYRFRWESPTCTPTQNAPTNKTISGAQQLATNAGSDMAFLQLNSSPQDSWEVFYTGWNKGTTAATSVTAIHHPSGDIKKISFEEQPVTSGSYGGAQCWKVAAWDDGTTEGGSSGSGLWDQNGLLVGQLYGGQANCNFNFNDYYGKFNVSFPFLEQWLGDCGTTLPGLDPATVSVAELDEAAAIGLAPNPTTGTVLVTLPALGDGTAVLRLTDALGRVVAERNVARGTERLTLDLGGQADGLYLVDLRQNDRRVVQRLLLER
- a CDS encoding trypsin-like peptidase domain-containing protein; the protein is MHRTTILIGLLAAPLLSLAQPAFGGRPFGLSAPKYGLPAPVLLTLPEVDVAARMAEDDLHAQQGRPGPARFGVVHPTAFDLEHHGSWHNGPDGLRIWQLALHCPGAMAVGVTFTDFRIPEGGRVFVYDPQGPYRGGFTAASAPGQLSMGTVPLAGHTVVVEVQEPASATGLTRLTIGEVVHAYRDPFGGAKGFGDSGSCNINVICPDGDPWRDQIRSVALIMAGGGTCTGQLLNNCAEDGTPYFLTANHCVSGSTANWVFVFNWDSPTCTPTNNAPDNETVAGSTLLVNDPGTDVALLELSAAPPDTFNVFYSGWDHSGAFPDSLIGIHHPRGDIKKISRDLDPPLQGTFGSPPAQCWHIQTWDHGTTEPGSSGSGVWDQNKRLVGQLFGGQADCSNSVNDYYGRFDLSWPLLEQYLGTCGPTLDGWDPNGLVPTTNDAAVTAIFDLPEQLCGIDSITPYVTLKNNGTAVLTGATLLVTVDAGAPVPQPWSGGLQPGQTMNVPLGTLYVGNGTHTLTVASSLPNGLTDGNPANDASSKEFLVAFPAQDVSIILTLDAWGSETTWELSTDQGTILDEGGPYLNGAPGQEVDLSYCLGDGCYIFTLEDVAGDGICCDYGDGGLVVLDGDSVLLAESDGQFTDLEEVTFCITGTGIASHDDAAAFTLWPNPANDQLTVECSWAERIIVYDLTGRPMLGVGLRTGSTRHAVDITTLAAGGYVVECMGEGLRRALPLLIQR